The proteins below come from a single Campylobacter sp. CCUG 57310 genomic window:
- the sppA gene encoding signal peptide peptidase SppA, which produces MGFLKLIFSPIIAILKFINTYFKAMIFLLILFLIFSSGDNNGVNAPNLAQINISGAIRDSSKTLEEIHAASKNDQIKGVLLFIDSPGGALAPSTELAIAVKNLRAKKPVIAYASGSMTSGSYYAGVNANKILANPGSFIGSIGVILQAPDISELASKIGVAQQVVKAGEFKEAGTFARKWNEAERTELERLVKQSYNMFVSDVAAARNLDINTSDQWANARVFLASEAKNMGLIDELSDYYSARKEIEELSGVSEPAWKQKPKIEKFLDEFLQKNVNSFLDMFLNTSVR; this is translated from the coding sequence ATGGGATTTTTAAAATTGATATTTTCGCCTATCATCGCGATTTTAAAATTTATAAACACTTATTTTAAGGCGATGATATTTCTGCTGATCTTGTTTTTGATATTTTCAAGCGGCGATAACAATGGCGTAAATGCGCCAAATTTAGCCCAAATAAACATCTCAGGCGCGATCAGAGACAGCTCAAAAACGCTTGAAGAGATACACGCCGCAAGCAAAAACGATCAGATAAAAGGCGTCTTGCTATTCATAGATAGTCCGGGCGGCGCACTTGCTCCAAGCACAGAGCTTGCAATAGCGGTTAAAAATTTAAGAGCTAAAAAACCGGTCATTGCCTACGCAAGCGGATCAATGACAAGCGGAAGCTACTATGCAGGAGTAAACGCAAATAAAATTCTAGCCAATCCGGGCTCGTTTATCGGCTCCATCGGCGTCATCTTGCAAGCGCCCGACATAAGCGAACTGGCAAGCAAGATCGGAGTGGCACAGCAAGTGGTAAAAGCGGGTGAATTTAAAGAGGCGGGAACGTTTGCCAGAAAGTGGAACGAAGCTGAGCGTACCGAGCTTGAGCGCCTAGTCAAGCAATCTTATAATATGTTTGTAAGTGATGTTGCGGCGGCTAGAAATCTTGATATAAACACTAGCGATCAATGGGCAAATGCACGGGTATTTTTAGCGAGCGAAGCGAAAAATATGGGCTTAATCGATGAGCTAAGTGACTATTATTCGGCACGAAAAGAGATAGAAGAGCTAAGCGGTGTGAGCGAGCCTGCTTGGAAACAAAAGCCTAAAATCGAGAAATTTTTAGACGAGTTTTTGCAAAAAAATGTAAATAGCTTTTTGGATATGTTTTTAAACACGAGTGTAAGATAA